A window of the Harmonia axyridis chromosome 5, icHarAxyr1.1, whole genome shotgun sequence genome harbors these coding sequences:
- the LOC123680003 gene encoding cyclin-dependent kinase 11B isoform X1 gives MPFDDSGDEQSEDGELRQSPQEIKKIESDFSMSEEDVEAVDDSLDIKPPQAKVSQSSKVKRKEHGERSRHKKSSDKHREERHMHREKHYRDKQMRPKEYYQKEKDKERFYREKSSYDQLMSESQQFIKEKSHRERKEERARYSDTRKHDVKETREVRYVSREGEKHRHRQDEEKRGDKTLHDLRERLLSKRKVDDEVGYERRHKESHRSHKRRRHNDNIENALEGESGMYVKEIMNISGGEERSKSKKEEKKEHLTEKERAEQDQRREKLLEAEREIARLKEQSRLDRERRQDKAKFDKHKEELEEHYSKRIVAEEIISDNSEEEQDCSVRVIKEEESEDKDYDEYIKSDKSEATSRSISRSRSSEKSDRSASSRRSRSRERTRSSEPSRSATRSPESPVDRKSEEKDMDNPEHQKERKPKELDEDLPPYYPAISGCRSVEEFQCLNRIEEGTYGVVYRARDKRTDEIVALKKLKMEKEKEGFPITSLREINTLLKGQHKNIVTVREIVVGSNMDKIFIVMDYVEHDLKSLMETMRKKKQCFTAAEVKCLLQQLLLAVAHLHDNWILHRDLKTSNLLLSHKGILKVGDFGLAREYGSPLKAYTPIVVTLWYRAPELLLGAKEYSTPIDMWSVGCIFAELTLMNAFFSGKSEGDQLEKIFRELGTPNEKVWPGLNKIMKIKLPEYPRSNLRIKFHSLTELGIDLLLGFLTYDPAQRTTAEQALKHPYFDEAPLPIDPSMFPTWPAKSELGQKKISAQNSSPKPPSGGGEYKKLEEDEYGFRIGIGQERNLGTGFSLKF, from the exons ATGCCTTTCGATGACTCTGGGGATGAACAAAGTGAAGATGGTGAATTACGTCAAAGTCctcaggaaataaaaaaaattgaaagtgatTTCAG TATGTCTGAAGAAGATGTGGAGGCAGTAGATGATTCCTTAGATATAAAACCACCTCAGGCAAAAGTTTCTCAAAGTTCAAAAGTCAAGAGAAAAGAACATGGGGAAAGATCAAGACACAAAAAGTCTTCTGATAAACACAGAGAGGAAAGACATATGCACAGGGAAAAACACTATCGAGATAAACAAATGAGACCCaaagaatattatcaaaaagagAAAGATAAAGAGCGATTTTATAGAGAAAAGTCAAGTTATGATCAGTTAATGTCAGAATCGCAACAATTCATAAAAGAAAAGAGTCATAGGGAAAGAAAAGAAGAACGTGCTAGATATTCTGATACTCGAAAACATGATGTAAAAGAGACTAGAGAGGTACGCTATGTATCAAGAGAAGGGGAAAAACATAGACATCGACAAGATGAAGAAAAAAGAGGAGATAAAACTCTGCATGACCTTCGAGAGAGATTACTTAGTAAGCGTAAAGTAGATGATGAAGTAGGATATGAGAGAAGACATAAAGAGTCCCATAGATCTCATAAAAGAAGACGTCATAATGATAATATTGAGAATGCATTAGAAGGTGAATCTGGAATGTATGTTAAAGAAATTATGAATATAAGTGGAGGTGAAGAAAGATCAAAGTCTAAGAAGGAAGAGAAGAAGGAACATTTAACAGAAAAAGAAAGGGCAGAACAGGATCAGAGGAGAGAAAAATTACTTGAAGCTG AAAGGGAAATTGCTAGACTAAAAGAGCAATCTCGTTTAGATAGAGAACGTCGTCAAGACAAAGCAAAGTTTGATAAACATAAAGAAGAACTGGAAGAACATTATAGTAAGAGAATAGTTgctgaagaaataatttctgATAACTCTGAAGAAGAACAGGATTGTTCAGTGAGGGTGATTAAGGAGGAAGAATCTGAAGATAAAGATTATGATGAATATATTAAGAGTGACAAAAGTGAAGCAACCTCCAGAAGCATAAGTAGAAGTAGATCCAGTGAGAAATCTGATAGAAGTGCATCCAGCAGAAGATCTAGAAGTAGAGAGAGAACCAG atcttctgAGCCTTCTCGTTCTGCTACCAGATCTCCTGAAAGTCCAGTAGATAGAAAATCAGAGGAAAAAGATATGGACAATCCCGAGCATCAGAAAGAGAGAAAACCCAAGGAGTTGGATGAAGATCTTCCTCCATACTATCCAGCTATTTCTGGTTGCAGATCTGTTGAAGAATTCCAATGTTTGAACAGAATAGAGGAAGGGACATATGGCGTTGTATATAGGGCACGAGACAAAAGAACTGATGAAATTGTGGCATTGAAGAA GTTGAAAATGGAGAAGGAAAAAGAAGGATTTCCAATAACTTCCCTGAGAGAAATCAATACTCTATTGAAAGGACAGCACAAAAATATTGTTACTGTGAGAGAAATTGTTGTGGGGAGCAACAtggataaaatttttattgtgatGGATTATGTTGAACATGACCTCAAATCATTAATGGAAACTATGAGGAAAAAAAAGCAATGTTTCACAGCAG CTGAAGTAAAATGCCTACTCCAACAATTATTGCTTGCCGTTGCTCACTTACATGACAATTGGATACTTCATAGAGATCTTAAAACTTCGAATTTATTGCTTTCTCACAAGGGCATTTTGAAAGTAGGAGATTTTGGTTTAGCCAGAGAATATGGCTCTCCCTTGAAAGCCTATACTCCTATTGTTGTCACTCTGTGGTATAGAGCTCCAGAATTGTTGCTTGGTGCTAAGGAATACAGTACACCAATTGACATGTGGTCAGTTGGGTGTATTTTTGCCGAATTAACCCTGATGAACGCATTTTTTTCCGGGAAATCAGAAGGAGACCAACTTGAGAAGATATTCAGG GAACTTGGCACTCCCAACGAAAAAGTATGGCCTGGTTTgaacaaaattatgaaaattaagcTTCCAGAATATCCTAGGTCTAATTTAAGGATTAAGTTCCACAGTTTAACAGAGTTAGGGATCGATTTGCTGCTAGGGTTTCTCACTTACGATCCAGCCCAAAGAACCACTGCTGAGCAAGCTTTGAAACATCCATATTTCGATGAGGCTCCATTGCCAATTGatccttctatgtttcccacTTGGCCAGCTAAAAGTGAATTAGGCCAAAAGAaaatttcagctcaaaattcaaGCCCAAAACCCCCTTCTGGTGGAGGAGAATATAAGAAATTG GAAGAAGATGAGTATGGTTTCAGAATAGGAATCGGCCAAGAAAGGAATTTGGGAACAGGATTTAGTCTGAAATTTTGA
- the LOC123680003 gene encoding serine/threonine-protein kinase PITSLRE isoform X2 has translation MPFDDSGDEQSEDGELRQSPQEIKKIESDFSMSEEDVEAVDDSLDIKPPQAKVSQSSKVKRKEHGERSRHKKSSDKHREERHMHREKHYRDKQMRPKEYYQKEKDKERFYREKSSYDQLMSESQQFIKEKSHRERKEERARYSDTRKHDVKETREVRYVSREGEKHRHRQDEEKRGDKTLHDLRERLLSKRKVDDEVGYERRHKESHRSHKRRRHNDNIENALEGESGMYVKEIMNISGGEERSKSKKEEKKEHLTEKERAEQDQRREKLLEAEREIARLKEQSRLDRERRQDKAKFDKHKEELEEHYSKRIVAEEIISDNSEEEQDCSVRVIKEEESEDKDYDEYIKSDKSEATSRSISRSRSSEKSDRSASSRRSRSRERTRSSEPSRSATRSPESPVDRKSEEKDMDNPEHQKERKPKELDEDLPPYYPAISGCRSVEEFQCLNRIEEGTYGVVYRARDKRTDEIVALKKLKMEKEKEGFPITSLREINTLLKGQHKNIVTVREIVVGSNMDKIFIVMDYVEHDLKSLMETMRKKKQCFTAAEVKCLLQQLLLAVAHLHDNWILHRDLKTSNLLLSHKGILKVGDFGLAREYGSPLKAYTPIVVTLWYRAPELLLGAKEYSTPIDMWSVGCIFAELTLMNAFFSGKSEGDQLEKIFRVT, from the exons ATGCCTTTCGATGACTCTGGGGATGAACAAAGTGAAGATGGTGAATTACGTCAAAGTCctcaggaaataaaaaaaattgaaagtgatTTCAG TATGTCTGAAGAAGATGTGGAGGCAGTAGATGATTCCTTAGATATAAAACCACCTCAGGCAAAAGTTTCTCAAAGTTCAAAAGTCAAGAGAAAAGAACATGGGGAAAGATCAAGACACAAAAAGTCTTCTGATAAACACAGAGAGGAAAGACATATGCACAGGGAAAAACACTATCGAGATAAACAAATGAGACCCaaagaatattatcaaaaagagAAAGATAAAGAGCGATTTTATAGAGAAAAGTCAAGTTATGATCAGTTAATGTCAGAATCGCAACAATTCATAAAAGAAAAGAGTCATAGGGAAAGAAAAGAAGAACGTGCTAGATATTCTGATACTCGAAAACATGATGTAAAAGAGACTAGAGAGGTACGCTATGTATCAAGAGAAGGGGAAAAACATAGACATCGACAAGATGAAGAAAAAAGAGGAGATAAAACTCTGCATGACCTTCGAGAGAGATTACTTAGTAAGCGTAAAGTAGATGATGAAGTAGGATATGAGAGAAGACATAAAGAGTCCCATAGATCTCATAAAAGAAGACGTCATAATGATAATATTGAGAATGCATTAGAAGGTGAATCTGGAATGTATGTTAAAGAAATTATGAATATAAGTGGAGGTGAAGAAAGATCAAAGTCTAAGAAGGAAGAGAAGAAGGAACATTTAACAGAAAAAGAAAGGGCAGAACAGGATCAGAGGAGAGAAAAATTACTTGAAGCTG AAAGGGAAATTGCTAGACTAAAAGAGCAATCTCGTTTAGATAGAGAACGTCGTCAAGACAAAGCAAAGTTTGATAAACATAAAGAAGAACTGGAAGAACATTATAGTAAGAGAATAGTTgctgaagaaataatttctgATAACTCTGAAGAAGAACAGGATTGTTCAGTGAGGGTGATTAAGGAGGAAGAATCTGAAGATAAAGATTATGATGAATATATTAAGAGTGACAAAAGTGAAGCAACCTCCAGAAGCATAAGTAGAAGTAGATCCAGTGAGAAATCTGATAGAAGTGCATCCAGCAGAAGATCTAGAAGTAGAGAGAGAACCAG atcttctgAGCCTTCTCGTTCTGCTACCAGATCTCCTGAAAGTCCAGTAGATAGAAAATCAGAGGAAAAAGATATGGACAATCCCGAGCATCAGAAAGAGAGAAAACCCAAGGAGTTGGATGAAGATCTTCCTCCATACTATCCAGCTATTTCTGGTTGCAGATCTGTTGAAGAATTCCAATGTTTGAACAGAATAGAGGAAGGGACATATGGCGTTGTATATAGGGCACGAGACAAAAGAACTGATGAAATTGTGGCATTGAAGAA GTTGAAAATGGAGAAGGAAAAAGAAGGATTTCCAATAACTTCCCTGAGAGAAATCAATACTCTATTGAAAGGACAGCACAAAAATATTGTTACTGTGAGAGAAATTGTTGTGGGGAGCAACAtggataaaatttttattgtgatGGATTATGTTGAACATGACCTCAAATCATTAATGGAAACTATGAGGAAAAAAAAGCAATGTTTCACAGCAG CTGAAGTAAAATGCCTACTCCAACAATTATTGCTTGCCGTTGCTCACTTACATGACAATTGGATACTTCATAGAGATCTTAAAACTTCGAATTTATTGCTTTCTCACAAGGGCATTTTGAAAGTAGGAGATTTTGGTTTAGCCAGAGAATATGGCTCTCCCTTGAAAGCCTATACTCCTATTGTTGTCACTCTGTGGTATAGAGCTCCAGAATTGTTGCTTGGTGCTAAGGAATACAGTACACCAATTGACATGTGGTCAGTTGGGTGTATTTTTGCCGAATTAACCCTGATGAACGCATTTTTTTCCGGGAAATCAGAAGGAGACCAACTTGAGAAGATATTCAGGGTAActtga
- the LOC123680113 gene encoding ran-binding protein 3, with protein MAESEEIPITNRVIIKVEGPPEIPKMSDEKSEENKTSNSTDRSKPKSSFNISLKPSILKPPQLNLGSSTANSGDSVKTFKLNPPKLNPFSNRVDTSKEEKSNGESLKAVTSVSENKVDSLSERASVESVSTTSNVTLTTSSASSTSFVFGQNLKERVIAAENENEDPKPSTSLSTNGTTDMLFSSAIKTTDTKPNIANNVKENKSLVETAREYEESRAVKRKYEEVEVKTGEEDETNILCISCKLFSFDGASGSWQERGRGTLRLNDFETDNHTQSRLVFRTSGSLRVILNTKVFSNMTAEKASEKSIRLTALDANGEIKIFLVMASVEDSKVLQQNLEQRIKMEIEACKRKKS; from the exons ATGGCGGAATCTGAAGAAA TACCTATCACTAATAGAGTAATAATAAAAGTGGAAGGTCCACCAG aAATCCCTAAAATGAGTGATGAGAAGtctgaagaaaataaaacatccaATTCAACAGATCGATCAAAGCCCAAATCTTCTTTCAATATATCCTTGAAACCAAGTATTTTGAAGCCGCCACAACTTAATCTGGGAAGTTCTACAGCTAATAGTGGAGATTCTGTAAAAACCTTCAAACTTAACCCACCAAAATTGAACCCATTTTCAAACAGAGTTGATACTTCTAAAGAAGAAAAATCTAATGGAGAGTCACTAAAAGCTGTTACCTCAGTTTCTGAGAACAAAGTCGACAGTTTAAGTGAACGAGCTTCTGTTGAATCTGTATCAACAACTTCTAATGTAACTTTAACAACCTCTAGTgcttcatcaacttcatttgtTTTTGGCCAAAATCTCAAGGAACGTGTTATTGCagcagaaaatgaaaatgaagatcCCAAACCGTCAACTAGTCTAAGTACTAATGGTACAACTGATATGTTGTTCAGTAGTGCAATCAAAACAACTGATACAAAGCCTAATATAGCAAATAATGTTAAAGAAAATAAGAGTTTAGTTGAAACAGCTAGAGAATATGAAGAATCACGTGCTGTTAAAAGGAAATATGAAGAAGTTGAAGTTAAAACTGGTGAAGAAGATGAAACAAATATTCTTTGTATAtcttgtaaattattttcatttgatggAGCAAGTGGAAGCTGGCAAGAAAGAGGTCGAGGTACTTTGAGATTAAATGACTTTGAAACTGATAATCATACCCAAAGTAGGTTGGTGTTTCGAACATCTGGCAGTCTCAGGGTTATTCTCAACACCAAG gttttttcaaatatgaCAGCAGAAAAGGCAAGTGAGAAGAGTATAAGATTAACAGCCCTAGATGCTAAtggtgaaattaaaatattcttagTAATG GCTTCAGTGGAAGATTCCAAAGTATTACAGCAAAACTTAGAACAGAGGATAAAAATGGAAATAGAAGCTTGTAAAAGGAAAAAAAGTTAA
- the LOC123679851 gene encoding uncharacterized protein LOC123679851: protein METFRYSSNNITYGVTETPQIHQRLQNDIVFCQKYFEGNASKSDHSLSSSECPDSPCISKESNSRKRPRSESNDTSEEKEKKKTRNKSLYDHRKKMVEIEERRLDLLSQISKDLKEQTRLMAEKNRLTAERNDILRKLLPNNSKEKN, encoded by the exons ATGGAAACTTTTAGATATTCTTCTAATAATATTACTTATGGTGTGACAGAAACTCCACAAATTCATCAGAGACTACAAAATG ATATTGTTTTCTGCCAGAAATACTTTGAGGGGAACGCTTCAAAATCGGACCATTCATTATCATCCTCAGAGTGTCCTGATTCACCCTGCatttcaaaagaatcaaattctAGAAAAAGACCTCGATCTGAAAGTAATGATACGTCAgaagagaaagagaaaaaaaagacgcgaaataaatcattatatgatcatagaaaaaaaatggttgaaattgAAGAGAGGCGATTGGACCTCCTTTCCCAAATATCAAAGGATTTGAAGGAACAGACTAGGTTGATGGCTGAAAAGAATAGGTTGACGGCAGAAAGGAATGATATATTAAGGAAATTGTTACCTAACAACTCAAAAGAAAAGaactaa